The following coding sequences lie in one Pontibacter sp. G13 genomic window:
- a CDS encoding acyl-CoA dehydrogenase family protein, with the protein MDTLEKKTAIKGGEFLIRETEAKDIFIPEEFSEEQKMMAQACEDFISTEIDPVIERIEKMEEGLVPSILEKAGELGLLGVTIPEEYGGLGMSFNTSMLMADIIGAAGSFSTTFGAHTGIGTLPIQYYGNDEQKAKYLSKLGTGEWKAAYCLTEPDAGSDANSGKTKAVLNEAGTHYLISGQKMWISNAGFADVFIVFAKIEDDKNLTAFIVEKDFGNITLGDEEKKLGIKGSSTRQVFFENTPVPVENMLSERQNGFKIAVNILNIGRIKLGVGVVGGCKRVIDEAVNYGIERKQFGTSIANFGAIKHKLAEMAIQTFAVESAAYRAGQNVEDKIEDLKTQGLTKEQAILKGVEQFAIECAILKILGSEALDYVVDEGVQIYGGMGFSADAPMERAYRDSRISRIYEGTNEINRMLLVGMILKRAMKGQLDILGPAMAVAKELTSLPSFGEEELGRFGEEKKVIANLKKAILMVAGKAAQDLGPKINDEQELLMNLADMVVQVYGAESILLRAEKYEQLNGEEAAKQRVNMAKVYLYEAVDNVHRAGKEAIANFAQNDDQNVLVMGLRRFTKAKLVNTKALRREIADTMIEAGKYAF; encoded by the coding sequence ATGGATACGCTAGAAAAAAAGACAGCAATCAAAGGCGGAGAGTTTCTGATCCGCGAGACTGAAGCAAAAGACATTTTTATCCCGGAAGAATTCTCCGAGGAGCAAAAGATGATGGCCCAAGCTTGCGAGGACTTCATCTCCACCGAGATTGATCCTGTTATCGAGCGCATCGAAAAGATGGAAGAGGGACTTGTCCCAAGCATCTTGGAAAAAGCTGGTGAGCTCGGATTGCTGGGGGTAACCATTCCTGAAGAATATGGCGGCTTGGGGATGTCGTTCAACACTTCCATGTTGATGGCCGACATCATTGGAGCAGCTGGTTCCTTCTCTACCACGTTTGGTGCCCATACCGGTATCGGTACCCTGCCGATCCAATACTATGGCAATGATGAGCAGAAAGCCAAATACCTCTCCAAATTGGGGACTGGCGAATGGAAGGCTGCCTACTGCTTGACCGAACCAGATGCTGGTTCTGATGCAAATTCAGGAAAAACGAAAGCTGTTCTGAATGAAGCTGGAACTCACTACCTGATCTCCGGTCAGAAAATGTGGATCTCCAACGCTGGGTTCGCAGATGTCTTCATTGTATTTGCCAAAATCGAAGATGACAAGAACTTGACTGCCTTCATCGTAGAGAAGGACTTTGGCAACATCACCCTGGGAGACGAGGAGAAAAAACTCGGTATCAAAGGTTCTTCCACCCGTCAGGTATTCTTTGAGAATACGCCTGTACCGGTAGAAAATATGCTTTCCGAGCGCCAAAACGGTTTCAAGATTGCGGTTAATATCCTCAACATTGGCCGTATCAAACTCGGCGTTGGGGTTGTTGGTGGCTGTAAGCGTGTAATCGACGAAGCTGTCAACTATGGCATCGAGCGTAAGCAATTTGGTACCTCTATTGCCAATTTTGGAGCTATCAAGCACAAGCTGGCTGAAATGGCTATCCAGACCTTTGCGGTTGAATCTGCTGCATATCGTGCAGGACAAAACGTAGAGGACAAAATCGAAGATCTCAAAACTCAGGGACTGACCAAGGAGCAGGCGATCCTCAAAGGCGTGGAGCAGTTTGCCATCGAGTGTGCGATCCTGAAAATCCTCGGTTCTGAAGCATTGGACTACGTAGTCGATGAAGGGGTGCAAATCTATGGTGGTATGGGCTTCTCTGCCGATGCACCGATGGAGCGCGCGTACCGAGACTCCCGTATCTCCAGAATCTATGAAGGTACCAACGAGATCAACCGCATGTTGCTCGTAGGGATGATTTTGAAGCGTGCCATGAAAGGCCAATTGGATATCTTGGGACCTGCAATGGCGGTTGCCAAGGAATTGACCTCTTTGCCTTCCTTCGGAGAAGAAGAATTGGGGCGTTTCGGAGAAGAAAAGAAAGTCATCGCAAACCTCAAGAAAGCGATCTTGATGGTGGCTGGTAAAGCTGCTCAGGACCTCGGTCCTAAAATCAACGATGAGCAAGAATTGTTGATGAACTTGGCTGATATGGTCGTTCAGGTGTATGGTGCTGAATCTATCCTGTTGCGTGCTGAAAAGTATGAGCAACTCAATGGAGAAGAAGCTGCCAAGCAACGCGTTAATATGGCCAAGGTTTACCTCTACGAAGCGGTTGACAACGTGCACCGTGCCGGGAAGGAGGCAATTGCCAACTTTGCTCAGAACGATGACCAAAATGTCCTCGTCATGGGACTCCGTAGATTCACGAAAGCGAAATTGGTGAACACCAAGGCGCTTCGTCGCGAGATCGCCGATACCATGATCGAAGCTGGCAAGTATGCATTTTAG
- a CDS encoding DUF3524 domain-containing protein — MPSQDSYHIALLEPFFGGSHQRWAQSFSAHSQHQVDIFPLSGKHWKWRMHGGAISLSRAYLEQARSYDLILATDMLDLTTFLALTRQDTHALPVVLYFHENQITYPWSQDDPDVDLARDYHYGFINFTSAIAADELWFNSQYHLNSFFEALPRFLKAFPDKREGQRVFALRKKARVMPLGLELPEPHTVNLSEKSPQGQPPLIVWNHRWEYDKAPTLFFEALFEMTAAGIDFRLAVLGEQYQNQPEIFEKARHILDKQIVHWGYVETVEEYRHWLQTSDLLLVTSIHDFFGASVVEAMAHGVIPILPHRLAYPEHIPNKLHELYLYQSQTHMMELLKRQCTSPDRSDLPQIIQHLQSYHWPNLIQTYDRRLSQLVVNRLS; from the coding sequence ATGCCTAGCCAAGACTCCTACCATATCGCCCTGCTGGAACCTTTCTTCGGAGGCTCGCATCAGCGATGGGCGCAATCGTTTTCGGCGCATAGCCAACATCAGGTGGATATTTTTCCACTTTCCGGAAAACATTGGAAATGGAGAATGCACGGAGGAGCCATTTCTCTATCAAGGGCTTACTTGGAACAAGCAAGATCGTATGACCTGATCCTCGCCACCGACATGTTGGATCTCACCACTTTCTTGGCACTCACGAGGCAGGATACCCATGCATTGCCGGTCGTGCTATATTTCCACGAGAACCAGATCACTTATCCTTGGTCGCAAGACGATCCAGACGTGGACCTTGCACGAGACTACCACTACGGATTCATCAATTTCACCAGTGCAATTGCAGCCGATGAGCTTTGGTTCAATTCACAATATCACCTGAACTCCTTTTTCGAAGCGCTCCCACGATTCCTCAAGGCATTTCCGGACAAACGCGAAGGTCAGCGTGTTTTTGCCCTGCGAAAAAAAGCCCGAGTCATGCCACTTGGCTTAGAGCTTCCAGAACCACACACCGTCAACCTTTCTGAGAAATCCCCCCAAGGCCAACCTCCCCTGATCGTTTGGAACCACCGCTGGGAATACGACAAGGCTCCCACCCTATTTTTCGAGGCGCTATTTGAAATGACTGCAGCAGGCATCGACTTCCGTCTGGCTGTTCTGGGAGAACAATACCAGAATCAGCCTGAGATATTCGAGAAAGCTCGCCACATCCTAGACAAACAGATTGTCCATTGGGGATATGTAGAGACAGTTGAAGAATATCGCCACTGGCTACAAACATCCGATCTACTCTTAGTCACCTCTATACATGATTTTTTTGGGGCGTCGGTCGTGGAAGCCATGGCTCATGGAGTCATTCCGATTCTTCCACATCGATTGGCTTACCCAGAGCATATACCCAACAAGCTTCACGAACTCTATCTTTACCAGTCCCAAACCCACATGATGGAGCTGCTTAAACGGCAGTGCACTTCTCCCGACCGCTCGGATCTTCCCCAAATCATCCAACATCTTCAATCCTATCATTGGCCGAATCTAATCCAGACATACGACCGGAGATTGTCCCAGCTGGTAGTCAATCGATTATCCTGA
- a CDS encoding DUF983 domain-containing protein yields MAKKSSSKVGSMVNLTCPKCREGKLFVDPNPYRFKTMTKMRESCPNCGQDFTIEPGFYFGATYISYALNVAWLVPTFVAGVFLFDASFWGYVVFMLAMLPILTPPIYRLSRSIWLHMFVGKASS; encoded by the coding sequence ATGGCAAAGAAATCTTCCTCCAAAGTAGGTTCCATGGTGAACCTCACCTGCCCCAAATGCCGAGAAGGCAAGTTGTTTGTCGACCCAAATCCATACAGATTCAAGACCATGACCAAGATGCGGGAATCCTGCCCAAACTGTGGACAGGACTTCACCATCGAACCCGGATTCTATTTTGGTGCAACCTACATTAGCTACGCGCTCAATGTGGCATGGCTGGTCCCGACCTTTGTAGCGGGCGTGTTCTTGTTTGATGCCAGCTTCTGGGGGTATGTGGTGTTCATGCTTGCCATGCTGCCAATCCTGACACCTCCCATCTATCGGCTGTCTCGCTCTATTTGGCTACACATGTTTGTAGGAAAGGCTTCCTCATGA
- the truB gene encoding tRNA pseudouridine(55) synthase TruB has product MDFQAGQTLLFNKPKTWSSFDVVKKIRRVVRVKKVGHAGTLDPLATGLLIICTGKSTKTIPGIQDAEKEYVVDFQLGATTASYDLESEPEHFIDASHLTEDAIKDAMKAFVGAVQQTPPIFSAIKVNGKRAYESARAGKKIELKSRTIFIERFELLDYDAEKKVGKAVVVCSKGTYIRSLVHDLGQALNVGAYMAELVRTRIGPHKLENAWEIADFAEEFSPKNP; this is encoded by the coding sequence ATGGATTTTCAGGCAGGACAAACCCTTTTATTCAACAAGCCCAAAACGTGGTCTTCCTTTGACGTGGTCAAGAAGATCCGCAGGGTCGTGCGCGTCAAGAAAGTAGGCCATGCGGGAACGCTAGACCCATTGGCGACCGGATTGCTCATCATTTGCACAGGCAAATCCACCAAGACCATTCCGGGGATTCAGGATGCGGAGAAGGAATATGTGGTCGATTTTCAGCTGGGAGCCACCACTGCTTCCTACGATCTCGAATCCGAACCAGAGCATTTCATCGATGCTTCTCACCTGACTGAGGACGCCATCAAGGATGCGATGAAAGCCTTTGTAGGGGCCGTACAGCAGACTCCACCCATTTTCTCGGCCATCAAGGTGAATGGCAAACGAGCCTACGAATCCGCCAGAGCTGGCAAGAAGATCGAGCTCAAGAGCCGAACCATCTTCATCGAGCGCTTCGAATTGCTGGATTATGATGCAGAAAAGAAGGTCGGAAAAGCGGTCGTGGTCTGTAGCAAGGGCACCTATATCCGCAGCTTGGTCCACGATCTGGGGCAGGCATTGAATGTCGGCGCATACATGGCTGAGCTGGTCCGCACCCGAATCGGTCCCCATAAGCTGGAAAATGCTTGGGAGATCGCGGATTTTGCAGAAGAATTTTCCCCCAAAAACCCGTAA
- a CDS encoding bifunctional riboflavin kinase/FAD synthetase, which translates to MEVYRSLESYRPGAHSVATIGTFDGLHIGHRTILERICQTAKEIDGESVLISFHPHPRLVLFPENNPLRLLHTLDEKIQMLDEIGIDKLLLIPFTREFSRIPSKVFIREILVETVKIDKIIIGYDHRFGKNRTGGIEELNRYKDAYQYEVEEISAQAIDDANVSSTKIRKALESGDVATANSYLGYTYSFGGTVIHGEKMGRKLGYPTANIQPHDPLKLIPANGVYLVQVEVDGGMHYGMLNIGNKPTVGEFERGYEVNILDFDQDIYDQPIRVKFLEYLRPEAKFDNLDQLIAAMHDDKAKSLAKIAELENQQ; encoded by the coding sequence ATGGAAGTATATCGATCACTGGAATCCTACCGTCCAGGCGCACATTCTGTAGCCACCATTGGCACCTTTGATGGTCTACATATCGGCCATCGCACGATTTTGGAACGCATCTGCCAAACTGCGAAGGAAATCGACGGAGAGAGTGTGCTGATCAGTTTTCATCCACATCCTCGGTTGGTATTGTTTCCAGAAAACAATCCACTCAGGTTACTCCACACACTGGATGAAAAAATCCAGATGCTCGATGAAATCGGGATCGACAAGCTGCTGCTCATTCCTTTTACCCGCGAATTCTCCCGTATTCCCTCCAAGGTTTTCATCCGTGAGATCTTGGTCGAAACCGTCAAGATCGACAAGATCATCATCGGCTATGATCACCGTTTCGGAAAAAATCGCACTGGGGGAATCGAGGAATTGAATCGCTACAAGGATGCCTATCAATATGAAGTAGAGGAAATATCTGCTCAGGCAATCGACGATGCCAATGTATCCAGCACCAAGATTCGTAAGGCACTGGAGTCGGGGGATGTCGCCACGGCCAATTCCTATCTGGGCTACACCTACAGTTTCGGTGGTACAGTCATTCACGGAGAAAAGATGGGCCGCAAACTCGGCTATCCAACGGCGAACATCCAGCCGCATGATCCCTTGAAGTTGATCCCTGCCAACGGCGTGTATCTCGTTCAGGTGGAAGTAGACGGCGGGATGCATTATGGAATGCTCAACATCGGGAATAAGCCGACTGTGGGCGAATTTGAGCGCGGATACGAGGTAAACATCCTGGACTTCGATCAGGACATCTACGACCAACCCATTCGGGTGAAGTTTCTGGAGTATCTCCGTCCGGAGGCGAAATTCGACAATCTGGATCAACTCATCGCAGCTATGCATGATGACAAGGCCAAAAGTCTCGCCAAGATCGCGGAATTGGAGAATCAGCAGTAA
- a CDS encoding AraC family transcriptional regulator, producing the protein MVKWTVYQLGFGYPQYFSKLFKKKTGMSPKAYIASNMN; encoded by the coding sequence ATGGTTAAGTGGACAGTCTACCAATTGGGGTTTGGCTATCCACAGTATTTCTCCAAGCTATTCAAGAAAAAGACAGGCATGAGTCCCAAAGCCTATATCGCTTCGAATATGAATTAG
- a CDS encoding T9SS type A sorting domain-containing protein → MTYSIFYKKVHVYVSLCFLMGFLSVANTSYLHAQCSAINFPGGRIAMSFDGNDNDADDIVAMPMCCAILQAAGLTGQVVHLEYSNHIASNDAGQAADMETSITGCINRFGIPSGIVYNGFNSTNAARNNLADEISASTANDPLWIIAAGPMETIWRAFDRAVSQNGTSALQHVTVISHSPWNENYTSGSSMPHDWSDLKSDFGNATFVESNRNCQGNDDVCTNADINDNGTLCNQNCSAGENDFNTAISKWNWLTSLGADYTWLFNQNPFGNKFDPSDAGMVYYLVTGGPDNGGCKDCGWPEVKDLFENPCTSGGGSTYFFLENKAHTKYLQCMDGADGTGSGNNTRGINTNKTGTWTQWTLVDVGGGEFRIENNEFGLWLQCTNQTDATDGQPNATNDSPTWAVRAVGTNNTGNQTKWRKVDAGNGYFRLENVQFGRWLQMTDLVDTDNSSGADPVQVRAVPNTKTGDWTRWREVSASARMAAPSLQDLSLYPNPATSSILIDGLPQSQTVEIFNMVGALVLRAETQDKVDVRALAPGVYFLKTEGFKPTRFLKK, encoded by the coding sequence ATGACGTATTCCATTTTTTACAAAAAGGTTCATGTATACGTGAGCCTATGTTTCCTGATGGGTTTCCTGTCGGTAGCAAACACCTCTTACCTTCATGCCCAATGCTCGGCGATCAATTTTCCAGGCGGACGCATTGCCATGAGTTTTGACGGGAACGACAACGACGCTGACGACATCGTAGCCATGCCTATGTGTTGCGCCATTCTTCAAGCGGCAGGATTGACCGGTCAGGTCGTCCATCTCGAGTATAGCAATCATATCGCTTCCAATGATGCAGGCCAGGCAGCCGATATGGAAACAAGCATTACGGGCTGTATCAATCGATTTGGGATTCCGAGTGGGATCGTGTATAACGGATTCAACTCGACCAATGCAGCTCGAAACAACCTTGCTGATGAAATTTCCGCCTCGACCGCCAACGACCCTTTATGGATCATTGCCGCAGGTCCGATGGAAACAATTTGGCGGGCATTCGACCGGGCAGTTTCGCAAAATGGCACCAGCGCGCTCCAACATGTAACGGTCATTTCTCATTCTCCCTGGAATGAAAATTACACCTCTGGAAGCTCTATGCCTCATGATTGGAGCGATCTCAAAAGCGATTTCGGCAATGCAACATTCGTAGAATCCAACAGGAATTGTCAAGGAAATGACGATGTGTGTACGAATGCCGATATCAATGACAATGGCACTCTCTGCAACCAGAATTGTAGTGCTGGGGAGAATGACTTCAATACGGCCATCAGCAAATGGAATTGGCTGACCAGCTTGGGTGCGGACTATACCTGGCTCTTCAACCAAAATCCCTTTGGCAACAAGTTTGATCCCTCCGATGCAGGCATGGTCTACTACTTAGTCACAGGTGGGCCAGACAATGGCGGTTGCAAGGACTGCGGATGGCCTGAAGTGAAGGACCTATTCGAAAACCCCTGTACGAGTGGTGGAGGGAGTACTTATTTCTTTCTGGAGAATAAAGCCCATACGAAATACCTCCAATGTATGGATGGTGCCGACGGAACAGGATCGGGCAACAACACTCGTGGCATCAACACCAACAAGACAGGCACCTGGACCCAATGGACGTTGGTAGATGTTGGAGGAGGGGAATTCCGCATTGAAAACAATGAGTTTGGCCTATGGCTACAGTGCACCAATCAAACCGATGCAACGGACGGGCAACCCAATGCCACCAACGATAGTCCGACTTGGGCGGTCAGAGCGGTAGGGACCAACAACACCGGTAATCAAACCAAATGGCGGAAAGTCGATGCCGGAAATGGCTACTTCCGATTGGAAAATGTACAGTTCGGACGGTGGTTGCAAATGACCGATCTCGTCGACACAGACAATTCCAGTGGGGCAGATCCCGTACAGGTCCGCGCCGTCCCGAACACCAAAACAGGTGACTGGACTCGATGGAGAGAAGTCAGCGCATCGGCGAGAATGGCGGCCCCAAGCTTACAGGACCTTAGCCTTTATCCCAATCCAGCTACGAGTTCCATCCTAATTGACGGCCTGCCTCAATCCCAGACGGTAGAGATTTTCAACATGGTAGGAGCATTGGTCCTTCGCGCGGAGACTCAAGACAAGGTCGACGTGCGTGCATTGGCACCCGGTGTCTACTTCCTGAAAACGGAAGGCTTCAAGCCTACTCGATTCCTCAAAAAATAA
- a CDS encoding T9SS type A sorting domain-containing protein: protein MKKRLTSPWYWFFKHLMVIGFMAVFTQAQAQIWTYSYPNNIVNANESLVKKSDIYDVKVVQGNTTQTCYVMYDRNQQTNTGNNNVKLNPDNHWTNFSKSGAVTIEITRIDGGNLNSATVYPLKKGYNATVNNNKATISIPANVDKLQIWVEINGLTDEPLFIFVDPVETDVPNINGSNVTVINTTDGINTVISKLNDNNTYAYFEPGIHKWGSQTGANYSGYQMPIKSGKRIYLPGGAYVIGSFNANSGANGWKVYGRGVISGAGLDILPTATYIPWSAVHAGSFTGARATIEGIVSMCPPHFALTVRGPVDIDNAKMISWWQSTDGTITGDNSTVDNCFFKVMDDAIKVYGNNCTHDNNTIFHQVNGAVLQFSWGGQHGDNNLVTNTYVINSVYKGLGATSNTAVINVVKHNNGETTENNTIRNVYIDNGCHRLLGMDSPTGTYRNFTIEHVELNQGSNAQPQAANSYLSGNASFSNFDIIDLQINGSPITGTNANSDQPNNGNWWFSGQSGALDISTGTSGGGGALVHLENKAHSKFLQCTDGTDGTGSGNNVRGIDNSKTGTWTQWTLVDAGGGNYRIENSEFGLWLQCTNQTDATDGQPNATNDSPTWAIRAVGTNNDGNQTKWRKVDAGNGYFRLENVQFGRWLQMTDLVDVDNTNGAGPVQVRAVPNTKTGDWTRWREVAVSARKAAPTLKVLSVYPNPTQNHLIVEGLSDMQLMEVIDLKGATVLLSEAKSKLDVSTLAPGIYLLRVEGFLPIRFTKQ, encoded by the coding sequence ATGAAAAAGCGACTAACATCTCCTTGGTATTGGTTTTTCAAACATCTTATGGTCATAGGATTCATGGCCGTATTCACTCAAGCTCAAGCCCAAATTTGGACCTACAGCTATCCCAATAACATTGTTAACGCCAATGAGTCTCTGGTAAAAAAATCGGACATCTATGACGTCAAGGTGGTTCAGGGAAACACCACCCAGACTTGTTATGTGATGTACGATCGCAACCAGCAGACCAATACTGGCAACAACAACGTCAAGCTCAATCCCGATAACCATTGGACCAATTTTTCCAAGTCGGGAGCTGTAACGATTGAGATCACTCGGATCGATGGAGGAAATCTCAATTCAGCTACGGTGTACCCACTGAAAAAGGGTTACAACGCGACGGTAAACAACAACAAAGCGACCATCAGCATTCCGGCAAACGTCGACAAACTCCAGATTTGGGTGGAAATCAATGGCTTGACGGACGAGCCCCTATTCATCTTTGTAGATCCGGTAGAGACAGATGTTCCCAATATCAATGGATCTAACGTCACAGTCATCAATACCACCGATGGCATCAATACGGTCATCAGCAAATTAAATGATAACAACACCTACGCCTATTTTGAACCGGGAATCCATAAATGGGGAAGTCAAACTGGGGCCAATTACAGCGGCTACCAGATGCCCATCAAATCTGGCAAAAGGATCTACCTCCCAGGCGGTGCCTACGTGATCGGCTCTTTCAATGCCAACAGCGGTGCCAATGGATGGAAAGTCTACGGTCGGGGCGTGATTTCAGGGGCAGGGCTAGACATTCTTCCTACCGCTACCTACATCCCTTGGTCCGCCGTTCATGCAGGTTCCTTTACAGGCGCTCGCGCAACCATCGAGGGAATCGTCTCCATGTGTCCTCCACATTTTGCGTTGACAGTCCGTGGGCCGGTAGACATCGACAACGCCAAGATGATCAGCTGGTGGCAATCTACAGACGGAACCATCACAGGCGACAATTCCACTGTCGACAACTGCTTCTTCAAAGTCATGGATGACGCCATCAAAGTGTATGGCAACAATTGCACCCATGACAATAACACCATCTTTCACCAAGTCAATGGCGCAGTCCTCCAATTCTCTTGGGGAGGCCAGCATGGGGACAATAATTTGGTCACCAATACCTATGTCATCAACAGTGTCTATAAGGGATTGGGAGCAACCAGCAACACGGCCGTTATCAACGTAGTCAAACACAACAACGGAGAGACGACCGAGAACAACACCATCAGAAATGTCTACATAGACAACGGTTGTCACAGACTTTTGGGCATGGATTCTCCTACAGGCACCTACCGAAATTTCACGATCGAGCATGTAGAGTTAAACCAAGGAAGTAATGCGCAACCACAAGCTGCCAATAGCTACCTAAGTGGAAATGCCAGCTTCTCCAACTTCGACATCATCGATCTGCAAATCAACGGAAGCCCAATCACGGGAACCAATGCCAACAGCGACCAACCCAATAATGGGAACTGGTGGTTTTCGGGACAATCGGGGGCACTTGACATCAGCACCGGCACAAGCGGAGGCGGTGGAGCACTCGTCCATTTGGAAAATAAGGCCCATTCCAAATTCCTACAATGTACGGACGGCACCGATGGCACAGGATCGGGGAACAATGTACGCGGGATTGACAATAGCAAAACCGGAACTTGGACCCAATGGACCTTGGTGGACGCAGGAGGCGGAAACTATCGAATCGAAAATAGCGAGTTTGGCCTATGGCTACAGTGTACCAATCAAACCGATGCTACAGATGGGCAACCCAATGCCACCAACGATAGTCCGACATGGGCCATCAGAGCGGTTGGGACCAATAATGACGGCAATCAAACCAAATGGAGAAAAGTAGATGCCGGAAATGGGTATTTCCGACTGGAAAACGTCCAATTCGGACGGTGGCTACAGATGACGGATTTGGTGGATGTTGACAATACCAACGGTGCCGGGCCGGTGCAAGTACGTGCCGTCCCGAACACCAAAACGGGAGACTGGACTCGCTGGAGAGAGGTAGCGGTATCGGCAAGAAAGGCAGCTCCAACCCTAAAGGTATTGAGCGTTTATCCCAATCCTACTCAAAACCACCTGATTGTCGAAGGTCTGTCAGACATGCAGCTCATGGAAGTGATCGACCTCAAGGGGGCTACCGTTCTTCTTTCTGAAGCGAAAAGCAAGCTCGACGTGAGTACCCTAGCGCCCGGAATCTACCTCCTGAGGGTAGAAGGGTTTCTCCCCATACGATTCACCAAGCAATAA